In a genomic window of Piliocolobus tephrosceles isolate RC106 unplaced genomic scaffold, ASM277652v3 unscaffolded_76, whole genome shotgun sequence:
- the LOC113219513 gene encoding beta-glucuronidase isoform X5: MDPGPEHKSGAEDWQCPRLCHRGLVNYQISVKGSNLFELEVRLLDAENKLVANGSGTQGQLKVPGASLWWPYLMHERPAYLYSLEVRLTAQTSLGPVSDFYTLPVGIRTVAVTESQFLINGKPFYFHGVNKHEDADIRGKGFDWPLLVKDFNLLRWLGANAFRTSHYPYAEEVLQMCDRYGIVVIDECPGVGLALPQFFNNVSLQNHMRVMEEVVRRDKNHPAVVMWSVANEPASQLESAGYYLKMVIAHTKALDPSRPVTFVTNSNYAADKGAPYVDVICLNSYYSWYHDYGHLELIQQQLTTQFESWYKTYQKPIIQSEYGAETIVGFHQDPPLMFTEEYQKSLLEQYHVVLDQKRRKYVVGELIWNFADFMTEQSPTRVLGNKKGIFTRQRQPKSAAFLLRERYWKIANETRYSHSVAKSQCLENSLFA; this comes from the exons GGCTGGTGAATTACCAGATCTCTGTCAAGGGCAGTAACCTGTTCGAGTTGGAAGTGCGTCTTCTGGATGCAGAAAACAAACTCGTGGCGAACGGGTCAGGAACCCAGGGCCAACTGAAAGTGCCGGGTGCCAGCCTCTGGTGGCCATACCTGATGCACGAACGCCCCGCCTATCTGTACTCGTTGGAG GTGCGGCTGACTGCACAGACGTCACTGGGGCCTGTGTCTGACTTCTACACACTCCCTGTGGGGATCCGCACTGTGGCTGTCACCGAAAGCCAGTTCCTCATCAATGGGAAACCTTTCTATTTCCACGGCGTCAACAAGCATGAGGATGCGGAC ATCCGAGGGAAGGGCTTCGACTGGCCGCTGCTGGTGAAGGACTTCAACCTGCTTCGCTGGCTTGGTGCCAATGCCTTCCGTACCAGTCACTACCCCTACGCTGAGGAAGTGCTGCAGATGTGTGACCGCTATGGGATTGTGGTCATCGATGAGTGTCCTGGCGTGGGCCTGGCACTGCC GCAGTTCTTCAACAACGTGTCCCTGCAAAACCACATGCGGGTGATGGAGGAAGTGGTGCGCAGGGACAAGAACCACCCCGCCGTTGTGATGTGGTCTGTGGCCAACGAGCCTGCGTCGCAGCTAGAATCTGCCGGCTACTACTTGAA GATGGTGATCGCTCACACCAAAGCCTTGGACCCCTCCCGGCCTGTGACCTTTGTGACCAACTCCAACTATGCAGCAGACAAGGGG GCTCCGTATGTGGATGTGATCTGTTTGAACAGCTACTACTCTTGGTATCATGACTATGGGCACCTGGAGTTGATTCAACAGCAGCTTACCACCCAGTTTGAGAGCTGGTATAAGACGTATCAGAAGCCCATTATTCAGAGCGAGTATGGAGCGGAAACGATTGTAGGGTTTCACCAG GATCCACCTCTGATGTTCACTGAAGAGTACCAGAAGAGTCTGCTAGAGCAGTACCATGTGGTTCTGGATCAAAAACGCAGAAAGTACGTGGTTGGAGAGCTCATCTGGAATTTTGCCGATTTCATGACTGAACAGT caccGACGAGAGTGCTGGGGAATAAAAAGGGGATCTTCACTCGGCAGAGACAACCAAAAAGTGCAGCGTTCCTTTTGCGAGAGAGATACTGGAAGATTGCCAATGAAACCAGGTATTCCCACTCAGTAGCCAAGTCACAGTGTTTGGAAAACAGCCTGTTTGCTTGA